One Edaphobacter lichenicola DNA window includes the following coding sequences:
- a CDS encoding DUF4142 domain-containing protein, whose product MKLNSACNQIPRILILCAATFSPTFVLAQSDPMAPPASQTQPNRAQQVPASATSMQDSATNAGDVGQTMKDKIFLRKAAQGGMAEVKLGQLAAQKGSSDDVKAFGQKMVDDHTRLNNNMAPIADSMGVRLPTNLNKEDQAEYDKLNGLSGNDFDMEYLSFMVKDHHKDLHEFRQEAASTTDPTLQAAVNNATKVIHEHSVMVDKLARDKGVPMPQRGPNKSASPTS is encoded by the coding sequence ATGAAACTAAATTCAGCTTGCAACCAAATCCCTCGAATCCTGATCCTGTGTGCAGCAACCTTCTCTCCCACATTTGTTCTGGCGCAGTCTGACCCCATGGCTCCACCAGCCTCACAGACGCAGCCCAACCGAGCGCAGCAAGTGCCTGCCTCTGCTACATCCATGCAGGACTCCGCCACAAACGCCGGAGACGTCGGCCAGACCATGAAGGACAAGATCTTCCTCCGCAAAGCCGCACAGGGAGGCATGGCCGAGGTCAAGCTTGGCCAGCTCGCGGCCCAGAAGGGAAGCAGCGACGATGTCAAAGCCTTTGGCCAGAAGATGGTCGACGACCACACCAGGCTCAACAACAATATGGCCCCGATCGCTGACTCCATGGGCGTGAGGCTGCCAACAAATCTGAACAAGGAAGATCAGGCCGAGTACGACAAACTCAACGGACTATCCGGCAACGACTTCGATATGGAGTACCTGTCCTTTATGGTGAAGGATCACCACAAGGACCTGCACGAGTTTCGCCAGGAGGCGGCAAGCACAACCGATCCGACCCTTCAGGCTGCGGTCAACAACGCGACGAAAGTAATTCATGAGCACAGTGTCATGGTCGATAAACTCGCCCGCGACAAAGGAGTCCCCATGCCCCAACGCGGTCCCAATAAATCAGCTAGCCCGACCTCGTAA
- a CDS encoding S9 family peptidase — MTQSIIQPPQARQEPTPTTLHGQTLEDNYRWMRDKSSPEVLAHLEAENAYTLSVMAGTEGLQKKLYDEMLSHIKETDVSAPYRNRGWFYYVRTVEGKQYPIHCRRLALGAAYDESQPEEILLDVNQLAEGQPFMALGALTVSMDDTKLAYSTDNTGFRQYTLHIRDLKTGLDLPDTAERVGSIAWAADSHTLLYTTEDEMTKRHDRLFRHRLGDSSESDVLIYEEKDERFNLGVGKTRDNEYLLMEAGSHTTSECRFLSAKTPEGEFRMIAPRVDEQEYSVDHRKGLFYIRTNDAGKNFRVVTTRVETPERDFWEELIPLEADAPLEDFDVFDSFCVCSRRRLGLPTLTVIEFGMAKGLGRSREIEFPEPVYAAATNMNPEFATEKLRYSYTSLVSPASVYEYDVRLGTSQLLKQQEVPGDFDSARYASERVWVEASDGVKIPVSVVYRRDSFTRNSTNPVYVYGYGSYGYPLPIGFSSSRLSLLDRGVVIAYAHIRGGGEMGDSWHDAGKMMVKRNTFSDFIAVTEQLIAKGYGARDRVGIEGGSAGGLLMGAVVNERPELFRVVLSHVPFVDVMNTMLDASLPLTVAEYEEWGNPNEAEAFEYMRSYSPYDNLKTGEYPAMLVKTSLNDSQVMYWEPAKYVAKLRTLKTNTAPLLLHINMDAGHGGASGRYDYLKEIAFDYAFLLAELGAAD; from the coding sequence ATGACGCAAAGCATCATCCAGCCACCTCAGGCTCGCCAGGAACCTACGCCCACAACGTTGCATGGACAGACACTCGAAGATAACTATCGCTGGATGAGGGATAAGTCTTCGCCCGAGGTGTTGGCTCATCTTGAAGCGGAGAACGCTTATACGCTCTCGGTGATGGCGGGGACCGAAGGGCTGCAGAAAAAGCTGTACGACGAGATGCTGTCACACATCAAAGAGACGGATGTGTCGGCTCCATACCGAAATCGGGGCTGGTTCTACTATGTCCGTACCGTGGAGGGGAAGCAGTACCCGATTCACTGCCGACGATTGGCTTTGGGAGCAGCGTATGACGAGTCGCAACCGGAAGAGATTCTGCTGGATGTGAACCAACTCGCAGAGGGCCAGCCGTTTATGGCATTGGGCGCGTTGACGGTAAGTATGGATGATACGAAGCTTGCCTACTCCACCGATAACACGGGCTTTCGTCAGTACACGCTGCATATTCGCGACCTGAAGACGGGTTTGGACTTACCGGATACCGCAGAACGGGTGGGATCGATCGCCTGGGCTGCAGACTCGCACACACTCCTCTACACGACTGAGGATGAGATGACGAAGCGGCATGATCGTCTCTTCCGACATCGTCTGGGCGACTCCTCAGAGAGCGATGTTTTGATTTACGAAGAGAAAGATGAACGCTTCAATCTGGGAGTGGGCAAGACTCGTGATAACGAGTACCTGCTGATGGAGGCGGGGAGCCATACAACCAGCGAGTGCCGCTTTCTCTCTGCGAAGACGCCTGAAGGCGAATTTCGGATGATTGCGCCACGCGTCGATGAGCAGGAGTACTCGGTCGATCATCGCAAGGGCTTGTTTTACATTCGAACGAACGATGCGGGCAAAAACTTTCGTGTAGTTACGACCAGAGTGGAGACACCAGAGCGAGATTTCTGGGAGGAGTTGATTCCGTTAGAAGCAGACGCGCCGCTTGAAGACTTCGATGTCTTCGATTCGTTTTGCGTTTGTTCGCGGCGCAGACTGGGTCTTCCTACCCTCACGGTCATCGAATTCGGTATGGCGAAGGGGCTCGGCCGATCGCGAGAGATCGAATTTCCAGAGCCGGTTTATGCTGCCGCGACGAATATGAATCCAGAGTTTGCAACAGAGAAGCTTCGGTATAGCTATACGTCGCTGGTGTCGCCTGCTTCGGTCTACGAGTATGACGTGCGGCTGGGTACGTCGCAGCTTTTGAAGCAGCAGGAGGTTCCGGGGGACTTCGATTCTGCTCGCTATGCTTCAGAGCGAGTCTGGGTTGAGGCTTCAGACGGGGTTAAGATTCCGGTATCTGTTGTCTATCGACGCGACTCGTTTACTCGAAACTCGACTAATCCTGTCTATGTTTATGGGTATGGCTCTTATGGATATCCGCTTCCGATCGGTTTCAGTTCGTCGCGGTTGTCGCTGCTGGATCGAGGTGTGGTGATCGCGTATGCCCACATTCGTGGTGGTGGCGAGATGGGAGATTCGTGGCACGATGCCGGCAAGATGATGGTGAAACGCAACACGTTCAGCGACTTCATCGCGGTGACGGAGCAGTTGATCGCGAAGGGGTACGGGGCCAGGGATCGGGTTGGAATCGAGGGTGGGAGCGCGGGTGGTTTGTTGATGGGTGCGGTGGTCAATGAGCGGCCAGAGTTGTTTCGGGTAGTTCTGTCACACGTTCCGTTCGTTGACGTGATGAACACGATGCTCGACGCAAGTTTGCCGCTGACTGTGGCGGAGTATGAGGAGTGGGGGAACCCGAACGAGGCGGAGGCCTTCGAGTATATGCGGTCTTACTCGCCGTATGACAACCTCAAGACTGGGGAGTACCCGGCGATGCTGGTGAAGACGAGCCTGAACGACTCCCAGGTGATGTACTGGGAGCCAGCGAAGTATGTGGCTAAACTGCGCACACTGAAGACGAATACTGCTCCGCTGCTGCTGCACATCAACATGGATGCCGGGCACGGTGGCGCTTCGGGGCGATATGACTATCTGAAAGAGATTGCGTTCGACTATGCATTCTTGCTAGCCGAACTTGGAGCGGCGGACTAG
- a CDS encoding class I SAM-dependent methyltransferase, whose product MEAARVAMNVQEQFGQIDIYVFDQILRGNITPDMRVLDAGCGYGRNLVHLLREGCEIFAIDANAEGVAHVRALAAELAPTLPASNFQVGKLEQINLPDNFADVVICSSVLHFAHNESHFLAMLEELWRVLRPGGMLFCRLGSRIGMDFKQVRPHIYRINDGSDWFLVDELMLMQLTQQLDAVLVDPLKTTIVQDHRCMTTWVLRKRSNRHNGRDGA is encoded by the coding sequence GTGGAAGCAGCAAGAGTCGCAATGAACGTGCAGGAGCAGTTCGGCCAGATTGATATCTACGTCTTCGACCAGATTCTGCGAGGGAACATCACTCCCGATATGCGCGTCCTCGACGCTGGCTGCGGCTACGGCAGAAATCTCGTGCACCTTCTACGAGAGGGTTGCGAGATCTTCGCTATAGACGCAAATGCCGAGGGAGTGGCGCACGTGCGAGCGCTTGCAGCAGAACTAGCCCCAACCCTGCCGGCAAGCAACTTTCAGGTGGGAAAACTCGAACAAATAAATCTGCCAGATAACTTTGCAGACGTGGTGATCTGCAGCTCGGTGCTGCACTTCGCGCACAACGAATCTCATTTCCTCGCAATGCTCGAAGAGCTATGGCGAGTTCTGCGCCCAGGAGGTATGCTCTTCTGCCGATTGGGTTCTCGCATCGGCATGGACTTCAAGCAGGTGCGACCCCACATCTACCGGATCAACGACGGCTCGGATTGGTTCCTGGTCGACGAACTCATGCTGATGCAGTTGACGCAGCAGTTGGATGCCGTCCTGGTGGACCCTCTAAAAACAACAATCGTACAGGACCACCGGTGCATGACAACCTGGGTGCTGCGCAAACGCTCCAATCGACATAACGGACGAGACGGAGCCTAG
- a CDS encoding ABC transporter ATP-binding protein, whose product MKAVDRPSRGTGRATTADLTASRPKPKLTKVMPEVWKLVKPRRWLLAGSFLLMIVNRLCSFALPVSSRYLINNVMYKHQLNLLPWIIGTVATATFLQGVTSYTLTQLLSTAGQRLISELRTRVQQHIGRLPVAFYDENRTGTLVARIMTDVEGVRNLVGTGLLEFVGGILTAIIAFCILIRISGRMTLLTVCILLVFGLILQKAFKTIRPIFRERSKINAEVTGRLTESLGGVRVVKGYHAEESEARVFARGVERLLKNVISSITAQSLMTLSSTMVLGVVGGLIMYLGAKEIAAHRLDVGGYVEYTMLLAFMVAPIVQLVSIGTQLTEALAGLDRTTEILNEREEDSEPSRSVVINPIHGDVAFQNVTFAYETDKPVLHGISFESKPGTVTALVGSSGSGKSTIISLICGFHNAVGGQVLIDGIDLATIRLSSYRQQLGVVLQETFLFDGTIRENILFSRPLATEEQLMEASRIARVDEFAERFPEQYDTIVGERGVKLSGGQRQRISIARAILADPRILILDEATSSLDSESEALIQSGLNFLMQGRTTFVIAHRLSTIRRADQILVIEQGRIVERGTHDSLYKLQGRYYDLYTRQHGLETNLFLAPGEGDKIEESVSTQS is encoded by the coding sequence ATGAAAGCCGTAGACCGTCCCTCCCGCGGCACCGGCAGAGCCACAACGGCCGACCTCACAGCCTCGCGTCCCAAGCCCAAACTCACCAAGGTAATGCCAGAGGTTTGGAAGCTGGTCAAGCCGCGCCGGTGGCTGCTCGCCGGCAGTTTTTTGTTGATGATCGTCAATCGTCTCTGCAGCTTCGCTCTGCCGGTCTCCTCGCGCTATCTCATCAACAACGTGATGTACAAGCATCAGCTAAACCTGCTGCCGTGGATCATTGGAACCGTTGCCACAGCCACCTTCCTCCAGGGAGTCACCTCTTACACTCTCACCCAACTCCTCTCCACAGCCGGCCAACGGCTCATCTCAGAGCTTCGCACCCGCGTTCAACAACACATCGGCCGCCTGCCTGTAGCCTTTTATGACGAGAACCGAACCGGCACCTTAGTCGCCCGCATCATGACCGACGTCGAAGGCGTCCGCAATCTGGTCGGCACAGGGTTGCTCGAGTTCGTCGGCGGAATTCTCACCGCAATCATCGCCTTCTGCATCCTGATTCGCATCAGCGGACGCATGACCCTGCTCACCGTCTGCATCCTGCTAGTCTTTGGCCTCATCCTGCAGAAGGCCTTCAAGACGATTCGCCCCATCTTCCGCGAGCGCTCCAAAATCAACGCCGAGGTCACTGGCCGTCTCACCGAATCGCTGGGCGGCGTGCGCGTCGTCAAGGGCTATCACGCCGAAGAGAGTGAAGCCCGTGTCTTTGCCCGCGGCGTAGAACGGCTCCTCAAGAATGTGATTAGCTCCATCACAGCGCAATCGCTTATGACCCTCTCCTCCACAATGGTGCTGGGAGTCGTCGGCGGTCTCATCATGTACCTCGGCGCGAAAGAGATCGCAGCCCACCGCCTCGATGTCGGCGGTTACGTGGAGTACACCATGCTGCTCGCCTTCATGGTGGCGCCCATCGTGCAGCTCGTCTCCATCGGCACCCAGCTTACTGAAGCCCTCGCAGGCCTCGACCGTACGACCGAGATCCTGAACGAACGCGAAGAAGACAGCGAGCCCAGCCGCAGCGTCGTCATCAATCCCATCCACGGCGACGTGGCCTTTCAAAACGTAACCTTCGCCTACGAGACCGACAAGCCAGTCCTCCACGGCATCAGCTTCGAATCCAAACCCGGCACCGTCACCGCACTCGTAGGTTCTTCTGGCTCCGGCAAGTCCACCATCATCTCGCTCATCTGCGGCTTCCACAACGCCGTCGGCGGCCAGGTTCTCATCGACGGCATCGATCTCGCGACCATCCGCCTCAGCAGCTACCGCCAGCAGCTCGGAGTCGTCCTGCAAGAGACCTTCCTCTTCGACGGCACCATCCGCGAGAACATCCTCTTCAGCCGCCCGCTGGCCACCGAAGAGCAGCTGATGGAAGCCAGTCGCATTGCCCGGGTCGACGAGTTCGCCGAGCGCTTTCCCGAGCAGTACGACACCATCGTCGGCGAACGCGGCGTCAAGCTCTCTGGCGGCCAGCGCCAGCGTATCTCCATCGCCCGCGCCATCCTTGCCGATCCGCGCATCCTCATCCTCGACGAAGCCACCAGTTCGCTCGACTCAGAGTCTGAAGCGCTCATTCAGAGCGGTCTCAACTTCCTCATGCAGGGCCGCACCACCTTCGTTATCGCGCACCGCCTCTCCACCATCCGCCGCGCCGACCAGATCCTCGTCATCGAGCAGGGAAGGATCGTCGAACGCGGAACTCACGATTCGCTCTACAAACTGCAAGGCCGCTACTACGACCTCTACACTCGCCAGCACGGCCTCGAAACAAATCTCTTTCTTGCACCAGGAGAAGGCGACAAGATCGAAGAGTCCGTTTCGACGCAGTCCTAG
- a CDS encoding TMEM14 family protein: MAKLTIAFGILLILLGITGYVTTGSAHPTALIPSGIGIFFVLFGVMANTDDSKKRMLWMHISVTVALLVFLGMIPSAIDTLKLSRGATFPHPIAVEEKGALCLFCLIYVLFCVRSFLSARRARLA, translated from the coding sequence ATGGCAAAGCTCACTATCGCCTTTGGCATTCTGCTCATCTTGCTTGGCATCACCGGATATGTCACCACGGGCAGCGCTCACCCAACGGCCCTGATCCCGAGCGGCATCGGCATCTTCTTTGTCCTCTTTGGCGTCATGGCAAATACGGACGACTCCAAAAAGCGCATGCTCTGGATGCACATCTCCGTCACGGTAGCATTGCTCGTCTTTCTAGGAATGATTCCCTCCGCGATCGACACGCTCAAACTCTCTCGCGGCGCCACATTCCCTCACCCTATCGCCGTCGAAGAGAAGGGCGCGCTCTGTCTGTTCTGCCTGATCTACGTGCTCTTCTGTGTCCGTTCTTTCCTCTCTGCCCGTCGCGCTCGCCTCGCCTGA